One genomic segment of Oncorhynchus tshawytscha isolate Ot180627B unplaced genomic scaffold, Otsh_v2.0 Un_scaffold_1_pilon_pilon, whole genome shotgun sequence includes these proteins:
- the LOC112240137 gene encoding sodium/potassium-transporting ATPase subunit alpha-1-like produces MGLVKGKDDYKLAATSEDDGKKKSEKQVKKAKEKMDKDDLKKEVDLDDHKLTLDELNRKYGTDLARGLSSVRAKEILLRDGPNTLTPPRTTPEWVKFCKQLFGGFCMLLWIGAVLCFIAHIIQVTSEEEPTNANLYLGLVLAVVVIITGCFSYYQEAKSSKIMDSFKNLVPQQALVVRDGEKKNINTEEVVVGDIVEVKGGDRIPADLRIVSASGCKVDNSSLTGESEPQTRSPDFSNDNPLETRNIAFFSTNCVEGTARGIVINTGDHTIMGRIAALAMSLESGQTPLGIEIDHFIEIITGVSVFFGVTFLILSVILGYGWLPSIIFLIGIIVANVPEGLLATVTVCLTLTAKRMAKKNCLVKNLEAVETLGSTSTICSDKTGTLTQNRMTVAHMWFDNQIHDADTTENQSGTSFDKSSATWAALARVAGLCNRAVFLAEQNNVPILKRDVSGDASETALLKCIELCCGSVKDMREKYSKVVEIPFNSTNKYQLSIHEDSTAGESNHLLVMKGAPERILDSCSTILLQGKEHPLDDEIKESFQKAYEALGGLGERVLGFCHFQLPDDQFPEGFDFDCEDVNFPTENLCFVGLMSMIDPPRAAVPDAVSKCRCAGIKVIMVTGDHPITAKAIAKGVGIISEGNETVEEIAARLKIPVSEVNPRDAKACVVHGGELKDMTPEELDDILKHHTEIVFARTSPQQKLIIVEGCQRQGAIVAVTGDGVNDSPALRKADIGVAMGIAGSDVSKQAADMILLDDNFASIVTGVEEGRLIFDNLKKSITYTLSSKIPEMTPFLFLLLANIPLALGTVTILCIDLGTDMIPAISLAYEQAENDIMKRQPRNPKTDRLVNERLISVAYGQFGVMLAAAGFFTYFVIMAENGFYPMDLLGIRLDWENQYINDLEDSYGQQWTYESRKIIEFTCHTAYFAAVVIAQWAVLIVCKTRKNSFFQQGLMKNRVLIFGLCSESALALFLSYCPGMDVAIRMYPLKPFWWVCAFPYTLLIFIYDEVRKYIMRWNTGGWVYQETYY; encoded by the exons ATGGGGCTTGTA AAGGGGAAAGATGATTATAAACTGGCGGCGACCTCCGAGGACGATGGAAAGAAGAAGAGTGAAAAGCAGGTGAAGAAAGCGAAGGAGAAGATGGATAAGGATGACCTGAAAAAGGAAGTTGACCTG GATGACCACAAGTTGACCTTGGATGAGCTTAACAGGAAATACGGCACAGACTTAGCCAGG GGTCTATCCTCGGTTCGGGCTAAGGAGATCCTTCTTCGTGATGGCCCAAACACCCTGACTCCTCCCCGCACTACCCCTGAGTGGGTGAAGTTCTGCAAGCAGCTCTTTGGCGGGTTCTGCATGCTGCTGTGGATCGGAGCTGTGCTCTGCTTCATAGCCCACATTATCCAGGTTACCTCAGAGGAAGAGCCGACCAATGCTAAT TTGTACCTGGGCCTTGTGCTCGCTGTCGTCGTCATTATCACCGGCTGTTTCTCCTACTACCAAGAAGCCAAGAGCTCAAAGATCATGGACTCCTTCAAAAACCTGGTCCCGCAG CAAGCCCTGGTAGTCCGTGACGGTGAGAAGAAGAACATCAACACTGAAGAAGTGGTGGTTGGCGATATAGTGGAGGTGAAAGGCGGAGATAGGATACCAGCTGATTTGCGTATCGTCTCTGCCAGCGGCTGCAAG GTGGACAACTCCTCTCTCACTGGTGAATCTGAGCCCCAAACTCGTAGTCCCGATTTTAGCAATGACAACCCCCTGGAAACCAGGAACATTGCCTTCTTCTCTACCAACTGTGTTGAGG GAACTGCCAGAGGTATCGTCATCAACACTGGTGACCACACTATCATGGGTCGTATCGCCGCGTTGGCCATGAGTCTGGAAAGTGGGCAGACGCCTCTCGGAATTGAAATTGATCACTTCATTGAAATCATCACCGGTGTGTCCGTCTTCTTCGGTGTGACTTTCTTAATCCTCTCCGTCATTCTGGGCTATGGATGGCTGCCATCCATCATCTTCCTCATTGGAATCATCGTCGCTAATGTGCCAGAGGGTCTCCTGGCTACTGTAACT GTGTGTCTAACTCTGACTGCCAAGCGTATGGCCAAGAAGAACTGCCTGGTGAAGAATCTGGAAGCTGTGGAGACCTTGGGGTCCACCTCTACAATCTGCTCCGACAAGACTGGCACCCTGACCCAGAACAGAATGACTGTGGCTCACATGTGGTTCGACAACCAGATCCATGACGCTGACACCACAGAGAACCAGAGTGGTACCTCTTTCGACAAAAGCTCTGCCACCTGGGCTGCCCTGGCTAGAGTCGCTGGCCTGTGCAACCGAGCCGTCTTCCTGGCCGAACAGAACAACGTACCTATCCTCAAGAGAGATGTGAGCGGTGATGCCTCAGAGACTGCCCTGCTGAAGTGTATCGAGCTGTGCTGTGGGTCTGTCAAAGACATGAGAGAAAAGTACAGCAAAGTCGTTGAGATCCCCTTCAACTCCACCAACAAATACCAG CTCTCCATTCATGAGGACAGCACGGCCGGCGAGTCCAATCATCTGCTGGTGATGAAGGGAGCCCCTGAGAGGATCCTGGACAGCTGCTCCACCATCTTGCTCCAAGGCAAAGAACATCCTCTGGATGACGAGATAAAGGAATCATTTCAGAAAGCCTACGAAGCGCtaggaggactgggagagagagtgcTGG GTTTCTGCCATTTCCAGCTCCCTGATGACCAGTTTCCAGAAGGCTTTGACTTTGACTGTGAAGATGTGAACTTTCCCACTGAGAATCTGTGCTTCGTTGGCCTCATGTCCATGATTGACCCTCCCCGTGCTGCTGTGCCTGACGCTGTGAGCAAGTGCAGGTGTGCTGGAATCAAG GTTATCATGGTCACTGGGGATCATCCCATCACTGCGAAGGCCATTGCCAAGGGTGTGGGCATCATCTCTGAGGGCAACGAGACTGTTGAGGAAATTGCTGCTCGTCTGAAAATCCCCGTTTCTGAGGTCAACCCAAG AGATGCCAAGGCCTGTGTTGTCCACGGTGGAGAGCTGAAGGACATGACCCCCGAAGAGTTGGATGACATCCTGAAGCATCACACTGAGATTGTGTTTGCCAGAACTTCTCCTCAGCAGAAACTGATTATTGTGGAGGGTTGCCAGCGTCAG GGGGCCATTGTGGCTGTGACAGGCGATGGTGTGAACGATTCCCCTGCTCTGAGGAAGGCTGACATCGGTGTTGCTATGGGTATCGCTGGATCTGACGTCTCCAAGCAGGCTGCAGACATGATCCTCCTGGATGACAACTTTGCCTCCATCGTGACTGGTGTTGAAGAGG GCCGTCTGATCTTTGACAACTTGAAGAAGTCCATCACCTACACCCTGTCCAGTAAAATTCCAGAGATGACCCCCTTCCTCTTCTTGCTCCTCGCCAACATTCCACTGGCCCTAGGGACCGTCACCATCCTCTGCATCGACCTGGGAACTGACATG ATCCCCGCTATCTCCCTGGCCTATGAACAAGCTGAGAATGACATCATGAAGAGACAGCCACGGAACCCCAAAACAGACCGACTGGTGAACGAGAGACTCATTAGTGTGGCCTATGGTCAATTTG GAGTGATGCTGGCCGCAGCCGGCTTCTTCACATACTTTGTAATCATGGCTGAGAACGGGTTCTATCCCATGGATTTGCTAGGAATCCGTTTGGACTGGGAAAACCAGTATATCAACGACTTGGAGGACAGCTACGGCCAGCAGTGG ACATATGAGAGCAGAAAGATAATTGAGTTCACCTGCCACACAGCGTACTTCGCCGCTGTTGTGATTGCACAGTGGGCCGTTTTGATCGTCTGTAAGACCAGGAAGAACTCCTTCTTTCAGCAGGGACTAATGAA GAACCGTGTTCTCATCTTCGGACTTTGTTCAGAATCCGCCCTGGCTCTCTTCCTGTCCTACTGCCCTGGAATGGACGTTGCCATCAGAATGTACCCACTCAA GCCTTTCTGGTGGGTATGTGCCTTTCCCTACACCCTGCTCATCTTCATCTATGATGAGGTTAGAAAATACATCATGCGATGGAACACAGGAG GTTGGGTGTACCAAGAGACATACTATTGA